In Amphiura filiformis chromosome 1, Afil_fr2py, whole genome shotgun sequence, the following are encoded in one genomic region:
- the LOC140151857 gene encoding uncharacterized protein codes for MAAPCENFDRVNEFIEEVCQNVEDNCQLSHLICLDSHKLLQPWPSKVTNDDTIELNLDSNNREVVTDSQRANDREGNKTDDAVLSAEEAKALAEVDDILSKAQEARKLQAKLTRTTAKKARTHTSQSTKQSKPQHYEAEEPSSNSPPTLSSDCNHTEIDSDPVVITESKLQSLLSHTTTKPSTSAFRNQAAPKIRKNLSGKGASKTSASSRGVVKVPRPTSAAKMQYKTSSSEIGKHNVNRKPPSGSTNRTLQRHKDQTSSEKLKPSGNRSQSVERRPFDAKKLTRSQSEERRPKVKSSEREVKSAESKLRQQDVQLKRPCRNDLDNAIVGMVEGTDRLRIGDSGGRRKQDEQLVGSSPSFLLRKDGSTLTVPAKLRKLHSSAEKLREKLSSTSSLEVKSNSVENHFKTRLEAKFSHEEAVSLRDLEVRLQQLHSECSQLCFVARELQKLATNITGICTWQEIYRTKAMLHTITIRYNELQQEIQQLRKVEKSLLSQSKQKAPQRSSSHKRNLSLPLPTSSWIPSHTEKKNYRHMISPTSDGAEGASSGCSSILPSSTGSASSVMQYNRAKDLKRLTALQYQAQFVMWQMDLEKLIADDILPLLKDMDPTDAEFIPLYRTIYGLLCQSAEAYPALVRDNIGDSDEENGDHG; via the exons atggcagcGCCCTGTGAAAATTTCGACAG GGTCAATGAATTCATTGAGGAAGTCTGCCAGAATGTTGAAGACAATTGCCAACTCTCTCATCTGATATGCTTGGATTCACACAAACTCTTACAGCCTTGGCCGTCAAAAGTTACAAATGATGATACAATTGAACTAAATCTGGATTCCAATAACAGAGAAGTAGTGACTGATTCTCAAAGGGCTAATGATAGGGAAGGCAACAAAACAGATGATGCTGTTTTGTCTGCTGAAGAGGCCAAAGCTTTAGCAGAAGTTGATGATATTTTAAGCAAGGCACAAGAAGCCAGAAAGCTACAAGCAAAG CTCACTAGAACCACAGCCAAGAAAGCAAGGACTCACACATCTCAAAGTACAAAACAAAGCAAACCACAGCATTATGAAGCAGAAGAACCAAGCTCAAACTCACCACCAACACTTTCCTCTGATTGTAATCACACTGAAATAGACAGTGATCCTGTAGTTATAACTGAATCAAAGCTACAGAGTTTATTATCCCACACAACCACTAAGCCTTCCACAAGTGCTTTCAGGAATCAAGCTGCTCCCAAAATAAGAAAGAATCTGAGTGGAAAAGGGGCTTCAAAAACATCTGCTTCATCAAGAGGTGTTGTGAAAGTACCCAGACCAACATCAGCTGCTAAGATGCAGTATAAGACGTCATCATCTGAAATAGGCAAGCACAATGTGAATAGAAAACCACCATCAGGTTCAACAAACAGGACTTTGCAGAGACATAAAGATCAAACGTCATCAGAGAAGTTAAAGCCATCAGGTAATAGATCACAATCAGTGGAAAGACGACCATTTGATGCCAAAAAGCTGACAAGATCACAGTCAGAAGAAAGAAGGCCAAAGGTCAAATCCAGTGAAAGGGAGGTCAAGTCTGCCGAGTCTAAACTGCGTCAACAAGATGTGCAATTAAAGAGACCATGTAGAAATGACCTGGACAATGCTATTGTAGGTATGGTAGAGGGAACTGACAGGTTGAGGATAGGAGATTCTGGTGGAAGGCGAAAACAGGATGAACAGTTGGTTGGAAGTTCCCCGTCATTTCTTTTGAGGAAAGATGG TTCTACTCTCACAGTTCCAGCGAAGTTGAGGAAATTACATTCCAGTGCAGAGAAATTAAGAGAGAAACTTTCATCAACTAGCAGTTTGGAGGTGAAGAGTAACTCTGTagaaaatcactttaaaacaaGACTCGAGGCCAAG TTTTCACATGAAGAAGCAGTGTCTCTAAGGGATCTGGAAGTAAGATTACAACAATTACATTCTGAATGTAGTCAGCTGTGTTTTGTTGCCAGGGAACTGCAGAAACTTGCTACTAATATAACAG GTATATGTACATGGCAGGAAATCTACAGGACCAAAGCTATGCTACACACCATTACAATAAGATACAATGAACTACAGCAAGAAATACAGCAGCTCAGAAAAG TTGAGAAGAGCCTTCTTTCCCAAAGCAAGCAGAAAGCACCACAAAGGAGTTCATCACACAAACGTAACCTGTCATTGCCGCTACCAACATCGTCATGGATACCATCACACACCGAGAAGAAAAACTATAGACACATGATATCACCAACATCTGATGGGGCAGAGGGTGCTTCCAGTGGATGTTCCAGTATTTTACCATCATCTACTGGGTCTGCATCTAGTGTGATGCAATACAACAGAGCCAAGGATCTCAAGAGATTGACTGCTTTGCAGTACCAAGCTCAGTTTGTCATGTGGCAGATGGATCTGGAAAAG TTGATTGCTGATGATATCCTACCCCTGCTGAAGGATATGGATCCAACTGATGCTGAGTTCATACCGTTGTATCGCACTATCTATGGGCTGTTGTGTCAGAGTGCGGAAGCGTATCCAGCATTGGTGAGAGATAACATTGGAGATAGCGATGAAGAAAATGGAGATCATGGATAA